A section of the Brachyhypopomus gauderio isolate BG-103 chromosome 13, BGAUD_0.2, whole genome shotgun sequence genome encodes:
- the epb41l3a gene encoding band 4.1-like protein 3a isoform X2: MTIEPSSELEAKPELQGTGVAPPHVVPPLDDQLPPAAAHSTPVRKEQNGAREAGGLLQGNADQQVAEDDLTSHRSSTSKLSRSPAKVVKKIKNMQCKVSLLGGADYTCVVEKRDKGQVLFDKVCEHLNLLEKDYFGVTFRDVENQKNWLDPAKEMKKQVRGVAWNFSFNVKFYPPDPAQLSEDITRYYLCLQLRDDVVSGRLPCSFATHTVLGSYTVQSELGDYDPDEYGTDYISEFRFAPHQTKELEEKVMDLHKNYKGMTPAEAEMHFLENVKKLSMYGVDLHHAKDSEGVEIMLGVCSSGLLIYRDRLRINRFAWPKVLKISYKRNNFYIKIRPGEFEQFESTIGFKLANHRAAKRLWKVCVEHHTFFRLVSPETPPKKFLTLGSKFRYSGRTQVQTRRASSQIVRPAPYFERSTSKRYTMSRSLDGAQRSVFQNTPTVIPGSKPLIALNGTKPTEMGTALYGTAKGIAMSDLITTVTPEKRPEEKPVEEGVVLVENVVVVEEEDETTKLTEVSLPSPPTPVRQDTRSDQDDESEIKNQPSFLRRVRGGDVFLRHSKLMLEEVDKTPEELLKHQTNISELKRTFLEGGGDRAGLTEWEKRLSSSPLRSPRLDEAPMIEPLVPEDSKEDSKTTPGEEKVSGDQEVQDIVEGSKVDVESDGWVIINKVPPKVPEKKNIVSYKPVGITNTVTANEALGNRAVKLLEGSLENAAAREEEVLDMDYALGKSYDTTSGKIVTVTAMEGDFPSPTFPVEKKKVSDQASTVAVKIIPVSPEFEVASIMAAGDATAPAITIKEARTPSPFEPAGAVMRTVVGVSSSDEAGEGKGTELKLLADPSLRDGSSPTPRSPLRSPLRSPLRSPAKSPVDLHLSHGPSTYLTKTSPTARVPKPTFDEMSPELTALLQSARSWASTTPTTGHHQVFLKTSSTSERTLQQTIDTQKLPEKDHLKEEEQAADKEQDQPSKQLQTEGVTLSGVLSGDMELLVAQETPVIHTEMKTITYEALQGDTDGDSEPGILMSAQTITSETTSTTTTTHITKTVKGGISETRIEKRIVISGDADIDHDEALAQAIKEAKEQHPDMSVTKVVVHKETEITPEEGEE; encoded by the exons AAACGGGACAAAGGCCAGGTGCTGTTTGACAAAGTCTGCGAGCATCTCAACCTTCTAGAGAAGGACTACTTCGGTGTTACATTCCGCGATGTAGAGAATCAGAAG AACTGGCTAGACCCTGCCaaagagatgaagaagcaggtCAGGG GAGTTGCCTGGAATTTCTCCTTCAACGTAAAGTTTTACCCCCCAGACCCTGCTCAGCTCTCGGAAGACATCACGAG gTATTACTTGTGCCTGCAGTTGAGGGATGATGTGGTGTCTGGACGTCTGCCCTGTTCATTTGCCACGCATACAGTGCTCGGTTCGTACACGGTGCAGTCCGAGCTGGGAGATTATGATCCGGACGAGTACGGCACAGACTACATCAGCGAGTTCCGCTTTGCCCCGCACCAGAccaaggagctggaggagaaggTCATGGACCTCCACAAGAACTACAA AGGGATGACGCCGGCTGAGGCTGAAATGCACTTCCTGGAGAATGTGAAAAAACTGTCTATGTATGGAGTGGACCTTCATCACGCCAAG GATTCAGAAGGGGTGGAAATTATGCTGGGAGTGTGTTCCTCTGGCCTCCTCATCTACCGTGACCGCCTGCGTATCAACAGGTTTGCTTGGCCCAAAGTCCTCAAGATCTCCTACAAGAGGAATAACTTCTACATCAAAATTCGACCCGGAGAG TTTGAACAGTTTGAAAGCACAATCGGCTTTAAACTGGCCAACCACAGAGCAGCGAAGAGACTCTGGAAGGTTTGTGTGGAGCACCACACTTTCTTCAG GTTGGTGTCTCCAGAAACTCCTCCTAAGAAGTTCCTGACGCTCGGTTCCAAGTTCCGGTACAGTGGCCGAACCCAGGTTCAAACCCGACGGGCCAGTTCACAGATTGTGCGACCAGCTCCGTACTTTGAGCGTTCCACCAGCAAACGCTACACAATGTCACGCAGTCTAGATGGAG CTCAACGGAGTGTCTTCCAAAACACACCGACTGTAATCCCAGGATCTAAACCACTTATCGCTTTGAATGGCACTAAACCAACAG AAATGGGCACAGCATTGTACGGAACAGCAAAAGGCATTGCCATGAGTGACCTCATCACCACAGTTACGCCTGAGAAGAGGCCGGAAGAAAAACCAGTGGAGGAAGGAGTCGTGCTCGTAGAAAACGTTGTTGTTGTGGAAGAGGAGGACGAGACAACAAAGCTTACAGAAGTGTCCCTGCCAAGTCCACCAACTCCTGTTCGACAGGACACTAGG TCGGACCAGGACGATGAGTCTGAAATAAAGAACCAG ccCAGCTTTCTGAGGCGTGTAAGAGGAGGGGATGTGTTCCTCAGGCACAGTAAGCTGATGCTGGAG GAAGTGGATAAAACGCCCGAGGAACTGCTCAAGCACCAGACCAACATTAGCGAGCTGAAGAGGACTTTCCTTGAGGGTGGTGGCGACCGGGCGGGTCTGACGGAGTGGGAGAAACGTCTTTCGTCGTCCCCTTTACGCTCCCCACGACTGGACGAGGCCCCGATGATTGAACCCTTAGTGCCTGAGGAT AGTAAAGAAGACTCAAAAACAACCCCTGGAGAGGAAAAGGTTTCTGGAGACCAAGAGGTGCAAGACATCGTGGAGGGTAGCAAGGTTGACGTG GAGTCTGATGGTTGGGTAATTATAAACAAGGTTCCTCCTAAGGTACCTGAAAAGAAAAACATAGTCAGCTACAAACCAGTGGGCATCACTAACACTGTAACTGCCAATGAGGCCCTGGGGAACAGAGCAGTCAAGCTCCTAGAGGGCTCTCTGGAGAACGCAGCAGCTAGGGAAGAGGAGGTGCTTGATATGGACTACGCTCTGGGCAAGTCCTATGACACGACCTCGGGGAAGATTGTGACCGTGACTGCCATGGAGGGGGACTTCCCCTCCCCTACTTTCCCAGTGGAGAAGAAGAAGGTCTCGGACCAGGCCAGCACTGTGGCTGTGAAAATTATTCCAGTTTCCCCTGAGTTTGAGGTCGCCAGCATTATGGCCGCAGGAGATGCGACGGCACCAGCGATCACCATTAAGGAAGCCAGGACCCCGTCCCCTTTTGAGCCCGCTGGGGCCGTAATGCGGACGGTGGTGGGTGTCAGCTCCAGTGATGAAGCCGGGGAAGGAAAGGGGACGGAGCTAAAGCTGCTCGCAGACCCTTCACTGAGGGATGGGAGTTCCCCTACGCCTAGATCTCCCCTCAGGTCCCCGCTGAGATCCCCCCTCAGATCTCCAGCAAAATCACCGGTGGATCTGCACCTGAGCCACGGTCCGAGCACCTATCTAACCAAAACGTCCCCAACAGCCCGAGTG CCTAAGCCCACATTTGATGAGATGTCTCCAGAGCTCACTGCTCTCCTGCAGTCTGCTCGCAGCTGggcctccaccacccccaccacagggCACCATCAGGTCTTCTTAAAG ACATCTTCCACTTCTGAGAGGACTCTCCAACAGACAATTGATACACAGAAGCTTCCAGAAAAAGACCATCTAAAGGAAGAGGAACAGGCAGCAGATAAGGAGCAGGATCAACCATCCAAGCAGTTACAG ACAGAGGGTGTGACCTTGAGTGGTGTATTGTCGGGGGACATGGAGTTACTAGTGGCACAAGAAACCCCAGTGATCCACACAGAGATGAAGACCATAACATACGAGGCCCTGCAG GGTGACACAGATGGCGACTCAGAGCCAGGTATTCTGATGAGTGCCCAGACTATCACATCTGAGACCACCAgtacaaccaccaccacacataTCACCAAG ACTGTTAAGGGAGGTATCTCAGAAACCAGGATTGAGAAGAGAATTGTCATCTCGGGAGATGCAGACATCGACCATGATGAG GCCCTGGCTCAGGCCATTAAAGAAGCCAAAGAGCAGCACCCTGACATGTCAGTGACCAAAGTAGTGGTCCACAAAGAGACTGAAATCACACCAGAAGAGGGCGAGGAGTGA
- the epb41l3a gene encoding band 4.1-like protein 3a isoform X1, whose protein sequence is MTIEPSSELEAKPELQGTGVAPPHVVPPLDDQLPPAAAHSTPVRKEQNGAREAGGLLQGNADQQVAEDDLTSHRSSTSKLSRSPAKVVKKIKNMQCKVSLLGGADYTCVVEKRDKGQVLFDKVCEHLNLLEKDYFGVTFRDVENQKNWLDPAKEMKKQVRGVAWNFSFNVKFYPPDPAQLSEDITRYYLCLQLRDDVVSGRLPCSFATHTVLGSYTVQSELGDYDPDEYGTDYISEFRFAPHQTKELEEKVMDLHKNYKGMTPAEAEMHFLENVKKLSMYGVDLHHAKDSEGVEIMLGVCSSGLLIYRDRLRINRFAWPKVLKISYKRNNFYIKIRPGEFEQFESTIGFKLANHRAAKRLWKVCVEHHTFFRLVSPETPPKKFLTLGSKFRYSGRTQVQTRRASSQIVRPAPYFERSTSKRYTMSRSLDGAQRSVFQNTPTVIPGSKPLIALNGTKPTEMGTALYGTAKGIAMSDLITTVTPEKRPEEKPVEEGVVLVENVVVVEEEDETTKLTEVSLPSPPTPVRQDTRTDLTDTAVDGELTATESDQDDESEIKNQPSFLRRVRGGDVFLRHSKLMLEEVDKTPEELLKHQTNISELKRTFLEGGGDRAGLTEWEKRLSSSPLRSPRLDEAPMIEPLVPEDSKEDSKTTPGEEKVSGDQEVQDIVEGSKVDVESDGWVIINKVPPKVPEKKNIVSYKPVGITNTVTANEALGNRAVKLLEGSLENAAAREEEVLDMDYALGKSYDTTSGKIVTVTAMEGDFPSPTFPVEKKKVSDQASTVAVKIIPVSPEFEVASIMAAGDATAPAITIKEARTPSPFEPAGAVMRTVVGVSSSDEAGEGKGTELKLLADPSLRDGSSPTPRSPLRSPLRSPLRSPAKSPVDLHLSHGPSTYLTKTSPTARVPKPTFDEMSPELTALLQSARSWASTTPTTGHHQVFLKTSSTSERTLQQTIDTQKLPEKDHLKEEEQAADKEQDQPSKQLQTEGVTLSGVLSGDMELLVAQETPVIHTEMKTITYEALQGDTDGDSEPGILMSAQTITSETTSTTTTTHITKTVKGGISETRIEKRIVISGDADIDHDEALAQAIKEAKEQHPDMSVTKVVVHKETEITPEEGEE, encoded by the exons AAACGGGACAAAGGCCAGGTGCTGTTTGACAAAGTCTGCGAGCATCTCAACCTTCTAGAGAAGGACTACTTCGGTGTTACATTCCGCGATGTAGAGAATCAGAAG AACTGGCTAGACCCTGCCaaagagatgaagaagcaggtCAGGG GAGTTGCCTGGAATTTCTCCTTCAACGTAAAGTTTTACCCCCCAGACCCTGCTCAGCTCTCGGAAGACATCACGAG gTATTACTTGTGCCTGCAGTTGAGGGATGATGTGGTGTCTGGACGTCTGCCCTGTTCATTTGCCACGCATACAGTGCTCGGTTCGTACACGGTGCAGTCCGAGCTGGGAGATTATGATCCGGACGAGTACGGCACAGACTACATCAGCGAGTTCCGCTTTGCCCCGCACCAGAccaaggagctggaggagaaggTCATGGACCTCCACAAGAACTACAA AGGGATGACGCCGGCTGAGGCTGAAATGCACTTCCTGGAGAATGTGAAAAAACTGTCTATGTATGGAGTGGACCTTCATCACGCCAAG GATTCAGAAGGGGTGGAAATTATGCTGGGAGTGTGTTCCTCTGGCCTCCTCATCTACCGTGACCGCCTGCGTATCAACAGGTTTGCTTGGCCCAAAGTCCTCAAGATCTCCTACAAGAGGAATAACTTCTACATCAAAATTCGACCCGGAGAG TTTGAACAGTTTGAAAGCACAATCGGCTTTAAACTGGCCAACCACAGAGCAGCGAAGAGACTCTGGAAGGTTTGTGTGGAGCACCACACTTTCTTCAG GTTGGTGTCTCCAGAAACTCCTCCTAAGAAGTTCCTGACGCTCGGTTCCAAGTTCCGGTACAGTGGCCGAACCCAGGTTCAAACCCGACGGGCCAGTTCACAGATTGTGCGACCAGCTCCGTACTTTGAGCGTTCCACCAGCAAACGCTACACAATGTCACGCAGTCTAGATGGAG CTCAACGGAGTGTCTTCCAAAACACACCGACTGTAATCCCAGGATCTAAACCACTTATCGCTTTGAATGGCACTAAACCAACAG AAATGGGCACAGCATTGTACGGAACAGCAAAAGGCATTGCCATGAGTGACCTCATCACCACAGTTACGCCTGAGAAGAGGCCGGAAGAAAAACCAGTGGAGGAAGGAGTCGTGCTCGTAGAAAACGTTGTTGTTGTGGAAGAGGAGGACGAGACAACAAAGCTTACAGAAGTGTCCCTGCCAAGTCCACCAACTCCTGTTCGACAGGACACTAGG ACTGATTTGACAGACACTGCTGTCGATGGTGAACTGACAGCTACTGAG TCGGACCAGGACGATGAGTCTGAAATAAAGAACCAG ccCAGCTTTCTGAGGCGTGTAAGAGGAGGGGATGTGTTCCTCAGGCACAGTAAGCTGATGCTGGAG GAAGTGGATAAAACGCCCGAGGAACTGCTCAAGCACCAGACCAACATTAGCGAGCTGAAGAGGACTTTCCTTGAGGGTGGTGGCGACCGGGCGGGTCTGACGGAGTGGGAGAAACGTCTTTCGTCGTCCCCTTTACGCTCCCCACGACTGGACGAGGCCCCGATGATTGAACCCTTAGTGCCTGAGGAT AGTAAAGAAGACTCAAAAACAACCCCTGGAGAGGAAAAGGTTTCTGGAGACCAAGAGGTGCAAGACATCGTGGAGGGTAGCAAGGTTGACGTG GAGTCTGATGGTTGGGTAATTATAAACAAGGTTCCTCCTAAGGTACCTGAAAAGAAAAACATAGTCAGCTACAAACCAGTGGGCATCACTAACACTGTAACTGCCAATGAGGCCCTGGGGAACAGAGCAGTCAAGCTCCTAGAGGGCTCTCTGGAGAACGCAGCAGCTAGGGAAGAGGAGGTGCTTGATATGGACTACGCTCTGGGCAAGTCCTATGACACGACCTCGGGGAAGATTGTGACCGTGACTGCCATGGAGGGGGACTTCCCCTCCCCTACTTTCCCAGTGGAGAAGAAGAAGGTCTCGGACCAGGCCAGCACTGTGGCTGTGAAAATTATTCCAGTTTCCCCTGAGTTTGAGGTCGCCAGCATTATGGCCGCAGGAGATGCGACGGCACCAGCGATCACCATTAAGGAAGCCAGGACCCCGTCCCCTTTTGAGCCCGCTGGGGCCGTAATGCGGACGGTGGTGGGTGTCAGCTCCAGTGATGAAGCCGGGGAAGGAAAGGGGACGGAGCTAAAGCTGCTCGCAGACCCTTCACTGAGGGATGGGAGTTCCCCTACGCCTAGATCTCCCCTCAGGTCCCCGCTGAGATCCCCCCTCAGATCTCCAGCAAAATCACCGGTGGATCTGCACCTGAGCCACGGTCCGAGCACCTATCTAACCAAAACGTCCCCAACAGCCCGAGTG CCTAAGCCCACATTTGATGAGATGTCTCCAGAGCTCACTGCTCTCCTGCAGTCTGCTCGCAGCTGggcctccaccacccccaccacagggCACCATCAGGTCTTCTTAAAG ACATCTTCCACTTCTGAGAGGACTCTCCAACAGACAATTGATACACAGAAGCTTCCAGAAAAAGACCATCTAAAGGAAGAGGAACAGGCAGCAGATAAGGAGCAGGATCAACCATCCAAGCAGTTACAG ACAGAGGGTGTGACCTTGAGTGGTGTATTGTCGGGGGACATGGAGTTACTAGTGGCACAAGAAACCCCAGTGATCCACACAGAGATGAAGACCATAACATACGAGGCCCTGCAG GGTGACACAGATGGCGACTCAGAGCCAGGTATTCTGATGAGTGCCCAGACTATCACATCTGAGACCACCAgtacaaccaccaccacacataTCACCAAG ACTGTTAAGGGAGGTATCTCAGAAACCAGGATTGAGAAGAGAATTGTCATCTCGGGAGATGCAGACATCGACCATGATGAG GCCCTGGCTCAGGCCATTAAAGAAGCCAAAGAGCAGCACCCTGACATGTCAGTGACCAAAGTAGTGGTCCACAAAGAGACTGAAATCACACCAGAAGAGGGCGAGGAGTGA
- the zbtb14 gene encoding zinc finger and BTB domain-containing protein 14 translates to MSETVKYVDEEHKTIFLKILNEQRLEGEHCDIAVVVEDVKFRAHRCVLAACSNYFKKLFKKHEVDSSSVIEIDFIRSDIFEEVLNYMYTAKISVKKKDVNLMMSSGQILGIRFLDKLCSQKRDMSAEEKNDIRNAKFPYDIVKIGLQSDDPQLNQDNDVQVLGDQDDTPSDDIVEEAQGNHELDKSPNSALRVEEAILKELAQDEVHKVSCYDQEVEAMDTEPKELAAHTQTLSFADSMGEVKDEQAPGWTTAAADMKFEYLLYGHRDQFACQVCGKTFIDESRLRKHEKLHSAERPFICEICTKAFTTQAHLKEHLKIHTGFKPYRCDDCGKSFIRAPDLKKHERVHSNERPFGCQMCEKAFKHKSHLKDHERRHRGEKPFACGSCTKAFAKASDLKRHENNMHSERKQLSANSLQSETEQLQAAAMAAEAEQQLESIACS, encoded by the coding sequence ATgtcagaaactgtgaaatatgtGGATGAAGAACACAAAAccattttcttgaagattttgaatgAGCAGAGGCTAGAGGGTGAACACTGCGATATAGCAGTAGTTGTTGAAGACGTGAAGTTCAGAGCACATCGTTGTGTATTGGCAGCGTGCAGTAATTATTTCAAAAAGCTTTTTAAAAAACACGAGGTGGACAGCTCCTCTGTCATAGAGATTGACTTCATCCGATCAGATATTTTTGAAGAAGTGCTGAACTACATGTACACAGCGAAAATTTCAGTAAAGAAAAAAGATGTCAACTTAATGATGTCATCTGGACAGATCCTTGGAATCCGCTTTTTGGATAAACTCTGTTCTCAGAAACGGGATATGTCTGCAGAAGAGAAAAATGACATTAGAAATGCAAAATTTCCATATGACATTGTAAAAATTGGCCTTCAAAGTGATGACCCTCAGTTAAATCAAGACAATGATGTGCAGGTGCTTGGAGATCAAGATGATACACCCTCTGATGATATTGTAGAGGAAGCTCAAGGCAATCACGAGCTTGACAAATCACCCAATAGTGCCCTGCGAGTAGAAGAAGCAATTCTAAAGGAGTTGGCCCAGGACGAAGTACACAAGGTTAGCTGCTATGATCAAGAGGTGGAAGCAATGGACACTGAACCCAAAGAGCTTGCAGCACATACCCAGACCCTCTCATTTGCTGACAGTATGGGCGAGGTTAAAGATGAGCAAGCCCCTGGATGGACCACAGCGGCTGCAGACATGAAGTTTGAATATCTGTTGTACGGCCACCGGGACCAGTTTGCCTGCCAGGTTTGCGGCAAGACCTTCATTGACGAAAGCCGGCTGAGGAAACATGAAAAATTACATTCTGCTGAGAGGCCGTTCATATGTGAGATATGCACCAAAGCGTTTACCACTCAGGCCCACTTGAAAGAGCATCTGAAAATCCACACTGGCTTCAAGCCATACCGATGTGATGACTGCGGTAAGTCTTTCATCCGTGCCCCAGATCTGAAGAAACATGAGAGGGTGCATAGCAACGAGCGTCCCTTTGGGTGCCAGATGTGCGAAAAAGCCTTTAAACACAAGTCTCACCTGAAGGACCATGAACGGCGGCACCGAGGTGAAAAGCCCTTCGCATGTGGCTCCTGCACCAAGGCTTTTGCTAAAGCCTCGGATCTGAAGAGGCATGAAAACAACATGCATAGTGAGCGCAAACAGCTGTCTGCCAACTCTTTACAAAGTGAGACTGAGCAGCTCCAAGCAGCAGCTATGGCTGCAGAAGCTGAGCAACAACTGGAATCCATAGCATGCTCATGA